Below is a window of Mixophyes fleayi isolate aMixFle1 unplaced genomic scaffold, aMixFle1.hap1 Scaffold_68, whole genome shotgun sequence DNA.
TAGCAGATGGCGACAGATACCAGGAGCACACCGGATGGCTTCAGATACCAGGATTACACTGGAACAAATAGAATTACCAGGGACACATTGAAATAGATTTACCTGGAACACATTGGAATTGATGGAATTACCAGAGACACATTGGAATTtatggaattaccaggaacacagtggaacagatggaattaccaggaacacattgtaacagatggaATTACCTGGAACACTTTGGAATAAAGGGAATTACCAGGGACACAATGGAACAGATGAAATTGCCAAGAACAAACTGAAACAGATGAAATAACCAGGAACTCCTTGGCATAATGGCAGCTGCTTTAACAGGCAGTGTTTTTACACCACCAGCACACTAATCCCATCTGAATGTAGCACTGAGACATTCATTTTACTGTTTCTCTGCTGTGGTACTTCACAGGTCGCTCCTCAATATACCCAGATGCAGGGGGCTGCAGCACAGTCCATGTGTGGAGACTGCCTGTTTCTCCACGTAGTCCAGCTTCCCAGGTGCACTCTGTATGAATACTAGTGTTGCAAAACCACACCACTAAAGACATCACTGAATGACCTGAGGTGTGGGCATTGCAGTTAATAAATATTCCCGTGCCTCACTGGTTAGATATGGATTATATTCaagatttatttgaaaaatgttgaactttattttggaaataagtaaacatttaatttaatattgcacCTAAAGTGAACATTTTATCTATGCTTGATTGGTCTTGTTATCTGTTGTACTATATTTATCTTTGATTTTATAACTTTGTCTTTCAGTGGTGGTCTCAGTAACCTTCTATATAAGTGCAGTCTCTCAGACACAGTACCAACCCAGTCTACTGAGCCTCGGCAAGTTCTCTTGCGGCTGTACGGAGCCATCCTGCAGGTGATGTATTTGGTTGCCTTATTTTGAAGAAAATATTTCATATGGTGTTGCAGCTCTTATCCATAGGTGTAAGTCGGGTTTGGAAATATGTACTTTCACAATTGACTGTGGTGAAGTTAGCCAATAATAGTACATGATGGAACACAGTTCTGTAGATTTTAATGTTTTGTGTTAagtgctaaaatatatatttgtgtagttATTGTATACAGATTTACTAGCTGCCTATTTCCATTGGTAAATGTTTTTTGCTATATTTCAATTATAATGTCTTGGTAAATTTGACCTGATGCATTAAGAGTAGAATATTTGCCATCCATtaggtttttatttaatttgtttctgCACTTCTTGCAGGGTGTGGACTCTCTTGTTTTGGAGAGTGTTATGTTTGCAATCCTTGCTGAGCGTTCACTAGGTCCACAATTGTATGGAGTGTTTCCACGAGGTCGTCTGGAGGAGTACATTCCGGTGAGATGCTGCACCCGAGGATAAGGGCTAGGAACAATGCTTTCATGATGCCTGTCTAAAATATACTTTTACTTTGAATTTAGGCTCAACTTTGGATATTCCTAATGATACAATATATGCAGCTTTCTTAAAAATGATGGTATTACACTTGAATTGTAATGGTTctgtaatatttttgttttatgggTATAGTACACATAAAGCAGGATGGTAAATGCCATTTCAGAACTATCAGGGTAAGATCATTTACATAccctaaaaacatactagcaggctAATTAGCTGTTATCAAATTTAAcgtggtctctctctctctgtctgtgtgtgttagggaatttagactgtaagctccaatgaggcagatgtgagtgtgttctctgtacagcgctgcggaattagtggcgctttataagtaGCTGCTGCGGCTAATCTCTAAGATTAGGGTTTTGAAACAGGACGCCACCAGGTGCATTTCATGCAATACTTTCTGAACCATAAGCCACTCTGTTGCATAAGACACACTGGCCAAAAAACTGCACATGGACTTTTCCCTTACTCGAAAATAAATGCTGCAGTATTTCTTATTCAGCCAAGCTGCATGGAAAAGAATGCAGTCATTGAATCCAGCTGTACAGTACATGCAAGGCGTCCTCCTATGTTACCAAGTACATCCTTACAATTCAAGAAATGTTCAAACCTGTTGCCTGTTTTTTGTTGTGTCTAAGGCTGGCAACCCACTTGGTGTTAAGAAAACACCAGGGACACAGCAATCTTATTTGTCATGCGTTGGTTAACAGTGTTTGCATTTGCAGTTGGTGGGAGAGTGGACAATGGAAGATACTTGCAGTGAATGCCACTAATCCTACCAAGGCCTCCTCTCCCATTTTGCTTATAATATAGTGTTGTGATCTATCAACCCTCAAGTTCAGTTAAGTCTGGTTCACATATTTGTTTGTTTACTCATATTGTACTGAGTTGCAATACTCATATTGTGAGGATGTTTCTTATTACTGTAACCAGTGGTTGTGTTTTCACTCAATAAAAgtgatttgattaaaaaaatgtgtttagaaATGTTTAGAGGAaagtttatatatgtatgtaaggtACGCACCAAGACAGTGTCCTGTATGCACCTGAGAATAACTGTATGTGGCTATGAACGGAGGACCATAATAAATAATAGTCTGGTAGTAGAGATACTGACTTTGCTTTGTTTAATAGAAGTAAGTTTAGATGTTTGGgggttttttctctttaaaaaaatgtttaaaaaatactcAATAAAGTTATATTTCTCTTATACTGTACCCAGAGTCGACGACTGGTGACTTCAGATCTTAGTATCCCAGATATTTCCAGTGAGATAGCAGTGAAGTTGGCCAGATTCCACATGATGGAGATGCCATTCAACAAGGAACCAGTATGGTTGTTCAGGACTATGGAGAAGTAAGTTCTTGATTGTGGCACaatgtgtatacatgtatgtatagtaTGCAGGTAAATCATATTACATCTGTGATCATCCAGACTTTCAATATCTGCTAACGTAACATTAAGGCAACATGCGCTGTCCGTGTGTGAAGCTGTAAAGTAGTTGAAGACAAATGATATATTAGAAGGGTGATCGGTGGCCGCAatgggtaaggctgggtacacactataggaaaATTCTAACAATGTGATAGTTTGTGATTTAACCAACAACAGGAAAAATaagagtcccgatcagcatgccgattcatgtttacacactgtacacgatttacctgcagatctgtgctcttcatctgtcataaccatcggctgaaaagtttGGACTCTACAAATCTCTCCTGAGCAGTGCACCTTCTGGGGCAGCCATCCCCGAGACCAAAGTAAGCTGATCTTTGTGCTGCTCAGATACAGATACAAAGACACTGTCTGCAGACTGAGAAAATTCCCTATCGTATACCCCCCATATGGATCAACACTTTCACCACAGcagtatttcaaaataaaaaagaaggatAAAAACACTATAGAACAAAACACAATTTAGATATAACCATTCACTACTGCAATGCAAATGCAGTTACCAAACACCATGGCATCGGAAGGGTTAATACCAACGGGTGGAAAATAAGTGAAAGAAGTTAAAAGTCCACAAACCTTTCATACAAGCTCTTGTGGATAAAAAGTGAGAGGAAGACTTTGACATATAGTGATAAAGAAGGCAGGCTGAGAAGTAGTCTAGGAGCAAAGTCCCCCCTTCACTGTCCACTAAAGCCAGGGAGGAAAACAAACCTAACAGCTTGGGGAACATAAAGACAGACATACAACAGTCTCACACCCAGATCATCCCCTACACACTGATACTGTTTACTAATTGCAACGTTAAAGTTTAAATAGTGACTTTATGAGAAACCAGCCATTTAAAGCTGCTGATGTGCTAAGTgtgtttttgttggtttttttaagtggggggggggggggcggcgggcaGAGCACTCTGGAATACTTGGCTGTTCTGTAAAGCAGAACCCCTTATTGCTGCAGTACCCACTCCTCCCCATAAAGATGAAGGCTCTGGGCGATTGTGACAAGCAAGAAAGTGACTAGCTAGCTGTTAGAGCGGCTTGTTCTCTATAGGCAAATACTGGGGTGGTTAATGGTCCAAAGAGTTGGCTTTAGCTCTATAGACCTGGGACTGCTGTGTAGCTAATGCTGGGTAGCTCGGGGTTACTGGGAAACTGCTGAGAGCCTACTGCTGCCTGGCCCCTGCAAGAATTGGAAGCTGCGAATTAGAGAAGAAAGAGATCTAGTGGTTTGTGTCAATGCTGAGCTGCCTCTAGGAACCATTACGTGAGACAGACTATTGTGAAGAAAGAGCAGAAACTTTCAGCAGCACCCTGTCCTTCTCCACTCCCAGCTGAGATctccctgcagtgtgtatgcaagaCAGTTGTgcgtgcatgcacactgcagaattggaatgacataaTGCCTTCGTTGaataagatttttagttcagtttaaaattcTCGTTCAACGATACAATGGGCTTTGGAACCATAATCATTCATTGTAGCAggatacacactaatgtgatatcaggctaACCGATCGTTTATCGTCCTGATTGGCCCAATATTCGACTGAAAacactagtgtgtacccagcctaaggccaCATTCTGATACCCAGATCAGTGAGACAGGTGGGATCCGGCCCCCTCCCTGCtcccctcttctgtgctgtgctcgcagtgaatgtcgggcgtgatgatgtcatgcccgacattcactacgagcacagcatggaggagcgcagAACGGAGACTCAGCGAGGAcccagaaaaaagaagagaaggggattggAGGCGATTGAAAGGTTAAGGGGgctcatgtgtatatatatatatatatatgaggccccggtgcactgctttgcccggggggcccGTAATGTCGTTAAGATGGCCCTAGgttttatgttagtagaagacAGTTTATCTTTCCAGACACCAAAATTACACAGAGTGGGATGGGGTCCTTAATTAATGTAACTCTAAAAGTAGAATTCAAATAAGCCAGGACCTTATTCCAGAATTGACATACTTTCCTGCATTCCCAAAAATTATGTGAAAAATTGGCAGTTTCCTTTCAATATTTTGGACAAATGTCCTCTTCATCAGCTATAAAATGTCTCATTTGAGCACGTGATATGTATTTTCTAAGAAGCATTTTGATATGTACCTCCCGCAATTTTGCTGAGGCCAAGCATTtaatctttaatttaatatttaatcttGATAATTCAACATAGTACTCAAACTGGCAATAGAAGGTATATCTGTGCACCATTTTCTAatccctcctgatgaagtcttataTTGACAAGACGAAATGCGTTGAGGCATTTTGGACTTACTGTACCTTCGGAGTCACAGCATAAGACTGCAAGTATATTTGGAAATAGCAGTTTCAATCTGCTATATACTCCTGCTGGTTTTTGATCTGAATCGTGGACAGATTTTTCTAGTACactgtgattttatattttttaccatGTGAGTTTGATACCTTAAGGTTCTTACTGtgttaaatttgtattttactaTACTACACCATGATGgctctttttctctaatattgaGATCAATACAGATCCTGTTTGATGAAAGCTGCCTGCTGCAAATgttacagataagccttaaagattttaccTCTGGTACGCATATACTATATGCATAAGGTGTTGGCGCTTCAAAGTGTGTATAACTATAtatagcactgtacagataagCTATAGAGCTTCTATATCCGGAAGGCATATTGCACATAAAAGGTGTCGGTGCTCTAGAGTGGTGATCACTCTATGTATTTCCATGTATTTCACTGATCTTCAAGAAAACTCTATTATCTAACACTGATACTCCAGTATATTCACGTGGAGATTGTCATTTCTGGGCTTGTGGAACAGTCACTGTATGTGCCTCTAGAaaaacagtattatactatgtggcgccccatcCCTTctgttttgctatatatatatatatatatatctactatataaatgcctagtggcgtgtgtgaaaaaaaaaaacaagctgcagcgccacctgctgggcagagttatacactgacctatatatttcttgaaggagaagtgacagttgggagtggttggtggttgccgggggtgacagtgg
It encodes the following:
- the LOC142135417 gene encoding choline kinase alpha-like; protein product: MFAILAERSLGPQLYGVFPRGRLEEYIPSRRLVTSDLSIPDISSEIAVKLARFHMMEMPFNKEPVWLFRTMEKSVLFICHNHRLKSLDSTNLS